From Stenotrophomonas nitritireducens, the proteins below share one genomic window:
- a CDS encoding diacylglycerol kinase: protein MADMYGHRPRSIARVFEALRWSLQGLRSAWLHESSFRLEVVMAAVALPTAIFFGNSGVERVLLMGSVLFVLAFELLNSAIEAVIERYGPEIHELAGRAKDMGSAAVFVALCNVALTWAVILVG from the coding sequence GTGGCAGATATGTACGGTCATCGTCCGCGGAGCATTGCGCGCGTCTTTGAGGCGCTTCGCTGGTCTCTCCAGGGGCTGAGATCAGCTTGGCTGCATGAATCGTCGTTTCGGTTGGAAGTTGTTATGGCCGCGGTGGCATTACCTACAGCTATCTTTTTCGGCAACTCAGGGGTAGAGCGAGTGCTTCTCATGGGGAGCGTACTGTTCGTTTTGGCATTCGAGCTGCTGAACTCCGCTATCGAGGCAGTGATCGAACGGTATGGCCCAGAAATCCATGAGCTGGCTGGTCGTGCGAAGGACATGGGGTCGGCTGCGGTGTTCGTGGCTCTTTGCAATGTCGCCCTCACATGGGCCGTTATCCTTGTGGGTTGA